A single window of Anas acuta chromosome 31, bAnaAcu1.1, whole genome shotgun sequence DNA harbors:
- the LOC137846247 gene encoding butyrophilin subfamily 3 member A2-like isoform X2, translating to MGLPWGCSHPSLTSHARGLLTSLVTLLLLQLGSAQLRVVGPGHPLTATVGQDVVLPCHLSPQRDARSLDVRWIRDHISETVHHYRNGEDLYGEQMEAYAGRTELVRDGLSAGSLDLRITGLRTSDDGQYFCTVKNADAYDEATVDLEVSATGADPHLSLGGYEDGGVRVLCRSADWYPLPQLLWRDARGQHLPSVSQTHSQDQEGLFEIEGAVIVTGSMEGPLSCVVRSSRLQQERESSLHIAAPFFINAQPWMVALALVLVFLAVSIGLGVYLFRKQAAQRRELGESLQSLPPAPGEVVSLREGLGLVWVGSGGLCAGGSGVLEEQLEPGVGVGSAGAGAALGTGHGRDG from the exons atggggctcccctggggctgcagccaccccagcctCACCAGCCATGCCAGGGGCCTCCTGACTTCCCTCGtcactctgctcctcctccagctgggctcag cccagctcagagtgGTGGGACCAGGCCACCCTCTCACTGCCACCGTGGGGCAGGatgtcgtgctgccctgccacttgtCTCCTCAACGCGATGCTCGCAGCTTGGACGTAAGGTGGATCCGGGACCATATCTCTGAGACAGTGCACCACTACCGCAATGGAGAGGACCTGTACGGGGAGCAGATGGAGGCATATGCCGGGAGGACAGAGTTGGTCAGAGATggtctctctgctggaagcctggaCTTGCGAATCACAGGGCTGAGAACCTCTGATGATGGCCAGTATTTCTGCACTGTGAAAAATGCTGATGCTTATGATGAAGCAACAGTGGATCTGGAGGTGTCAG CCACAGGCGctgacccccacctctccctggggGGCTACGAGGACGGAGGCGTCCGGGTGCTGTGTCGATCGGCTGACTGGTACCCACTgccgcagctgctgtggagggatgctcgcgggcagcacctgccctcgGTCTCCCAGACACATTCCCAAGACCAGGAGGGGCTCTTTGAAATCGAAGGCGCCGTCATCGTGACCGGGAGCATGGAGGGGCCCTTGTCCTGCGTGGTCAGGAGCAGCCGCCTGCAGCAGGAGCGGGAATCATCCCTGCACATTGCAG CTCCCTTTTTCATAAACGCCCAGCCCTGGATGGTGGCTCTGGCTCTGGTCCTCGTGTTTTTGGCTGTGTCCATTGGCCTCGGTGTTTATCTCTTTCGAAAGCAAG cggCACAGAGGCGAGAGCTGGGTGAGTCCTTGcagtccctgcccccagcccctggggaagtgGTGTCCCTGCGGGAGGGCCTGGGCCTGGtctgggtgggctctgggggcttgtgtgctggtggctcgGGGGTACTGGAGGAGCAACTGGAGCCTGGTGTGGgagtggggagtgctggggctggggctgccctgggcacgggACACGGCCGGGATGGCTGA
- the LOC137846247 gene encoding butyrophilin subfamily 1 member A1-like isoform X5 produces the protein MVQRAAQVSVLTPPRVQAGSLLPVSLVLLNLGARCSVLILAIPIHFSSFLCFLTPGRAGIWVFASDNKFLSLTINSFFFCFSEKQAVDLAKEHAMLEKKAAELAWRKFLLPHNTVKLTLDPCTAHPMLVLSQDNRSVRWESKWQQVPKSPERFDTSCCVLGCEEFREGRHCWEVEVEGEKGKYSSLAVGVARASVKRKGEINMSPEEGIWAVQYNEGQLTSLTSPPTPLSLSPVPTRVLVCLDCTQGQVSFINPENRVKIFTFTDVFLKGETMRPWFWLGTNAQLCLRDNTLRPVADGGEY, from the exons ATGGTGCAGAGAGCTGCACAAGTGTCTGTCCTTACTCCTCCACGTGTCCAAGCTGGGTCCTTGCTCCCTGTTAGTCTTGTTCTTCTGAATCTGGGAGCAAGGTGCTCTGTTCTCATTCTAGCGATCCCCATtcacttttcatcttttctgtgttttctcactCCAGGGAGAGCAGGAATTTGGGTTTTTGCAAGCGATAACAAATTTCTTTCTCTGACcattaattcctttttcttttgtttttcagagaaacaagctgtGGACCTGG cgAAAGAACATGCAATGCTTG agaaaaaagctgcagagctgg catggaGAAAGTTTCTGCTGCCTCACAATACAG TGAAGTTGACCCTGGATCCATGTACGGCTCATCCCATGCTTGTCCTGTCTCAGGACAACCGCAGTGTGAGATGGGAAAGTAAATGGCAGCAGGTGCCCAAATCCCCGGAGAGATTTGACACTAGTTGCTGCGTTCTGGGCTGTGAGGAGTTCAGAGAGGGGAGGCACTGCTGGGAGGTGGAGgtagagggggagaagggaaagtaTTCAAGTTTGGCTGTGGGGGTGGCCAGGGCATCAgtgaagaggaagggggagatcAACATGAGCCCTGAAGAAGGGATCTGGGCTGTGCAGTACAATGAGGGGCAGCTCACGTCTCTCAcatctcctcccacccccttgtccctgtcccctgtccccactAGGGTCTTGGTCTGTCTTGACTGTACCCAGGGGCAGGTGTCTTTTATAAACCCTGAAAACCGGGTTAAGATCTTCACTTTCACAGATGTCTTCCTGAAAGGGGAGACCATGCGCCCCTGGTTCTGGCTGGGGACAAATGCCCAGCTGTGCCTGAGGGACAACACACTGAGACCTGTGGCAGATGGTGGGGAGTACTGA
- the LOC137846164 gene encoding butyrophilin subfamily 3 member A2-like yields MGLSWGCGHPSLTGYARALLTSLVTLLLLRLGSAQLRVEGPGYTITATVGQDVALPCHLFPRRDARSLEVRWIRDKFFETVHHYRNGEDLYGEQMEAYVGRTELVRDGLSAGSLDLRISRLRPSDDGQYICTVGDGDAYDEATVHLEVSATGADPHLSLGGYEAGGVRVLCQSAGWYPLPQLLWRDARGQHLPSVFQTHSQDQDELFEIKGAVIVTGSVEGPLSCMVRSSRLQQERESSLHIAAPFFHNAQPWMVALALVLMLLAVSIGLGVYLFQKQGKLAAQGWTKKDADLAKQAAEIEEQAAELAKKDAELAKQAAEIEEQAAELAELKAELEELATELGECPSLPQMKAFGFYQWAS; encoded by the exons ATGGGGCTCTCCTGGGGCTGCGGCCACCCCAGCCTCACCGGCTATGCCAGGGCCCTCCTGACTTCCCTTGtcactctgctcctcctccggctgggctcag cccagctcagagtgGAGGGACCAGGCTATACTATCACTGCCACCGTGGGGCAGGATGTCGCGCTGCCCTGCCACTTGTTCCCTCGCCGGGATGCTCGCAGCTTGGAGGTCAGGTGGATCCGGGACAAGTTCTTTGAGACAGTGCACCACTACCGCAATGGAGAGGACCTGTATGgggagcagatggaagcatatGTTGGGAGGACAGAGTTGGTCAGAGATGGcctctctgctggaagcctggaCTTGCGAATCTCCAGGTTGAGACCCTCAGATGATGGCCAGTACATCTGCACTGTGGGAGATGGTGACGCTTATGATGAAGCAACGGTGCATCTGGAGGTGTCAG CCACAGGCGCAGACCCCCACCTCTCCCTAGGGGGCTACGAGGCCGGAGGCGTCCGGGTGCTGTGTCAATCGGCCGGCTGGTACCCGCTgccgcagctgctgtggagggatgctcgcgggcagcacctgccctcAGTCTTCCAGACACATTCCCAGGACCAGGATGAGCTCTTTGAAATCAAAGGTGCCGTCATCGTGACCGGGAGTGTGGAGGGGCCCTTGTCCTGTATGGTCAGGAGCAGCCGCCTCCAGCAGGAGCGGGAATCATCCCTGCACATTGCAG ctcccttcttccacaaTGCCCAGCCCTGGATGGTGGCTCTGGCTCTGGTCCTCATGCTTTTGGCTGTGTCCATTGGCCTGGGTGTTTATCTCTTTCAAAAGCAAGGTAAGCTGGCAGCgcagggatgga CGAAAAAGGATGCAGATCTGG cgAAACAAGCTGCAGAGATAG aggaacaagctgcagagctgg CGAAAAAGGATGCAGAGCTGG cgAAACAAGCTGCAGAGATAG aggaacaagctgcagagctgg cggaactgaaagcagagctgg aggaactagccacagagctgggtgagtgccCATCCCTCCCCCAAATGAAGGCCTTTGGGTTCTACCAGTGGGCATCTTGA